The proteins below are encoded in one region of Macrococcus armenti:
- the trmFO gene encoding FADH(2)-oxidizing methylenetetrahydrofolate--tRNA-(uracil(54)-C(5))-methyltransferase TrmFO, with protein sequence MKTVNIIGAGLAGSEAAYQLAKRGIKVKLYEMRPVKQTPAHHTDKFAELVCSNSLRGNALTNAVGVLKEEMRRLDSLIIKAADNASVPAGGALAVDRHEFSGYVTDTLRQHENIEVINEEITTIPDGPTIIATGPLTTESLSKQIQALTGQEHLYFYDAAAPIIEKDSIDMNKLYLKSRYDKGEAAYLNCPMTEEEFNTFYDALLEAEVVPLKEFEKEIYFEGCMPFEEMAKRGRKTLLFGPMKPVGLEDPKTGKRPYAVVQLRQDDAAGTLYNIVGFQTHLKWGAQKEILKLIPGLENVEVVRYGVMHRNTFINSPTNLQQTYQFKGNDNLFLAGQMTGVEGYVESAASGLVAGINMAKLIEGKPVITFPENTVIGAMAYYITHTSSKNFQPMNANFGLLPSLDKRIKDKKERYEALAVRALDTLEHFKVTL encoded by the coding sequence ATGAAAACTGTAAATATAATTGGCGCTGGTTTAGCGGGTAGTGAGGCGGCGTATCAGTTAGCGAAACGCGGCATTAAAGTTAAATTATATGAGATGCGACCTGTAAAACAGACACCTGCACACCATACGGATAAATTTGCGGAATTAGTATGTTCTAATTCGCTTCGTGGTAATGCTTTAACGAATGCTGTCGGTGTTTTAAAGGAAGAAATGCGACGTCTTGACTCACTTATTATTAAAGCAGCAGACAATGCAAGTGTACCAGCTGGTGGTGCGTTAGCTGTAGACCGTCATGAATTCAGTGGCTATGTCACCGACACATTGCGTCAGCATGAAAACATTGAAGTAATCAATGAAGAAATTACGACGATTCCGGATGGGCCAACGATTATAGCAACTGGTCCATTAACAACAGAAAGCTTATCAAAGCAAATTCAGGCGTTAACAGGGCAGGAGCATTTATATTTTTATGATGCAGCGGCTCCGATTATCGAAAAAGACTCTATCGATATGAATAAATTATATTTAAAGTCTCGATATGATAAAGGTGAGGCAGCTTATTTAAACTGTCCGATGACTGAAGAAGAATTTAATACATTTTATGATGCCTTACTAGAAGCGGAAGTTGTGCCACTTAAAGAATTTGAAAAAGAGATATACTTTGAAGGGTGTATGCCTTTTGAAGAGATGGCAAAACGCGGTCGTAAAACATTATTGTTCGGACCGATGAAACCAGTAGGACTTGAAGATCCTAAAACAGGAAAACGACCGTATGCTGTCGTACAATTACGTCAAGATGATGCAGCAGGTACACTGTATAATATTGTAGGTTTCCAGACCCATTTAAAATGGGGGGCTCAAAAGGAAATATTAAAACTGATCCCTGGATTAGAAAATGTTGAAGTTGTGAGATATGGTGTGATGCATCGTAATACATTTATCAATTCCCCGACAAACTTGCAGCAGACATATCAATTTAAAGGGAATGACAACTTATTCCTTGCAGGTCAGATGACAGGAGTAGAAGGATATGTAGAAAGTGCGGCAAGTGGACTTGTTGCTGGTATTAATATGGCGAAGTTAATTGAAGGTAAACCTGTTATTACGTTCCCTGAAAATACAGTAATCGGTGCGATGGCATATTACATTACGCATACAAGTAGTAAAAACTTCCAGCCGATGAATGCAAACTTCGGGTTACTCCCTTCACTCGATAAGCGTATTAAAGATAAAAAAGAACGTTATGAAGCACTTGCAGTACGTGCATTAGATACGCTGGAACATTTTAAAGTGACATTATAG
- the xerC gene encoding tyrosine recombinase XerC, whose product MENKDISCFLQYLKLERNFSEHTVEAYHKDILQFTQFLKQEGLDIQSFEYRDARNFLVRQYNKGLGRTTVSRRISALRSFYAFLYEDREHNPFSQLVHPKQKKYLPEFFYEKEMALIFNSIDMSKPFALRDRFILEMLYATGMRVSEFISLSADDFDMSTQTVKVLGKGRKERIVPYGAFAQQALEDYVQFRNSRNVTHDYLLINQQNGPLTTRGLSYILNNIIKRSGADGHIHPHKLRHTFATHLLNNGADLRTVQTLLGHESLSTTSKYTHVTKEHLRKSYINAHPRA is encoded by the coding sequence ATGGAAAATAAAGATATTTCGTGTTTTTTACAATATTTAAAACTTGAAAGAAACTTTTCAGAACATACTGTCGAAGCCTATCATAAAGACATTTTACAGTTTACACAATTTTTAAAGCAAGAAGGACTGGATATTCAGTCCTTTGAATATCGTGATGCGAGAAACTTCCTTGTTCGTCAATATAATAAAGGGCTTGGGCGTACTACAGTATCGAGAAGAATCTCAGCGTTACGTTCTTTTTATGCGTTTTTATATGAAGATCGTGAACACAATCCTTTTTCGCAACTCGTTCACCCGAAACAGAAGAAGTATTTACCTGAGTTCTTTTATGAGAAAGAAATGGCATTAATTTTTAATAGTATTGATATGTCAAAACCATTTGCATTAAGAGACAGGTTTATTCTTGAAATGTTATATGCAACGGGTATGCGTGTTTCAGAATTTATCAGTTTATCCGCTGATGATTTTGATATGTCAACGCAAACGGTAAAAGTGCTCGGAAAAGGTCGGAAAGAAAGAATTGTGCCATACGGAGCATTTGCTCAGCAGGCACTTGAAGATTATGTACAATTCAGAAATTCAAGAAATGTTACGCATGACTATTTACTTATAAATCAGCAGAATGGTCCACTTACTACAAGAGGGTTAAGCTACATTTTAAATAATATTATTAAAAGAAGTGGGGCTGATGGCCATATACATCCGCACAAATTGCGTCATACATTTGCGACGCATCTGCTGAATAATGGTGCTGACTTAAGAACTGTACAAACGTTACTCGGTCACGAAAGTTTATCGACGACGAGTAAATATACACACGTAACGAAGGAACACCTGAGAAAATCATACATCAATGCACACCCACGTGCATAA